A stretch of Chionomys nivalis chromosome 26, mChiNiv1.1, whole genome shotgun sequence DNA encodes these proteins:
- the LOC130866966 gene encoding zinc finger protein 431-like — MLETFRNLTTIGYILEDCNTEEHSQCSRRPARNEKTHTGEKCCEMKQCGKAFAYHSHLQMHERTHTGEKPYEYSLDCSKAFAHHCELQLHKRTHSGEKPYECNQCGKAFAQRGNLQTHKRTHTGEKPYECNQCGKAFAYNCALQNHKRTHTGEKPYECHQCGKYFARQDHLQLHKRTHTGEKPYECNQCGKAFSQHSTLQTHKRTHTGEKPYECNQCGKTFAQHSNLQMHKRTHTEKKPYECNQCGKTFAQHSHLQTHKRGHTGEKPYECDECDKVFAQNCALQLHKRTHTGEKPYE, encoded by the exons atgctggagaccttcaggaacctcactactatag GGTACATTTTGGAGGACTGTAACACTGAAGAACATAGTCAATGTTCTAGAAGACCtgcaag aaatgaaaaaacacatactggagaaaaatgctgtgaaatgaagcaatgtggtaaagcctttgcttatcacagtcatcttcaaatgcatgaaagaacacacactggagagaaaccctatgaatataGTCTAGAT tgtagtaaggcctttgcacatcacTGTGaacttcaattgcataaaagaacacattctggagagaaaccttatgaatgcaatcagtgtggtaaggcctttgctcaacgtggtaatcttcaaacacataaaagaacacatactggagagaaaccctatgaatgtaatcagtgtggtaaggcctttgcttacAACTGtgctcttcaaaatcataaaagaacacatactggagagaaaccctatgaatgtcatCAATGTGGTAAGTATTTTGCACGTCAGGATCATCTTcagttgcataaaagaacacatactggagagaaaccttatgaatgtaatcagtgtggtaaggccttttctcaacacagtactcttcaaacccataaaagaacacatactggagagaaaccctatgaatgtaatcagtgtggtaagacctttgctcaacacagtaatcttcaaatgcataaaagaacacatactgaaaagaaaccctatgaatgtaatcagtgtggtaagacctttgctcaacacagtcaccttcaaacacataaaagaggacatactggagagaaaccctatgaatgtgatGAATGTGATAAAGTCTTTGCTCAGAACTGTgctcttcaattgcataaaagaacacatactggagagaaaccctatgaatga